The proteins below are encoded in one region of Hordeum vulgare subsp. vulgare chromosome 3H, MorexV3_pseudomolecules_assembly, whole genome shotgun sequence:
- the LOC123444035 gene encoding probable receptor-like protein kinase At2g42960: MSSSDNSITAALSRTTPVFSLRVWVLIAIGIGILMAVLFIIVLWLSIRRKNKAVNGLDTTSQTEIPIVSKEINIDKGVDSQSVNDSSEVAFMPMHEKYTQTKSVPPLAETRSVDVDAFSQCSSVYNIEKAGSSYSEDYNSSGPKRAGSSPYGYTSTSPLVGLPELSHLGWGHWFTLRDLEFATNRFAKSNILGEGGYGVVYKGRLMNGTEVAVKKILNNVGQAEKEFRVEVEAIGHVRHKNLVRLLGYCVEGIHRMLVYEYVNNGNLEQWLHGAMSQHGILSWESRMKILLGTAKALAYLHEAIDPKVVHRDIKSSNILIDTEFNSKVSDFGLAKLLDSDASHINTRVMGTYGYVAPEYANSGMLNEKSDIYSFGVVLLECITSRDPVDYSKPADESNLVEWLKMMVSTKRAEEVVDPGLEVRPPKRALKRAILVGLKCVDPDADKRPKMSHVVQMLEAVQKAYQEDEKKHSQMGSIDLESQQSVEELSNSADA, from the exons ATGTCGTCATCCGACAATTCCATCACCGCGGCATTGTCCCGGACAACACCTGTGTTTAGCCTGAGAGTATGGGTCCTGATCGCAATTGGCATTGGGATCCTGATGGCAGTTTTGTTCATCATAGTACTGTGGCTTTCCATCCGAAGGAAAAACAAGGCGGTGAACGGATTGGACACCACATCGCAAACAGAGATCCCTATTGTGTCAAAGGAAATCAACATTGACAAAGGAGTTGACTCACAGAGTGTGAATGACAGCAGCGAAGTGGCCTTCATGCCAATGCATGAGAAATACACACAGACCAAGAGTGTGCCACCTTTGGCAGAGACTAGATCTGTCGACGTCGAcgccttcagccaatgcagctcaGTGTACAACATAGAGAAGGCTGGAAGCTCATATTCTGAGGATTACAACAGCTCAGGTCCAAAGAGGGCAGGCAGTTCACCATATGGATATACATCAACCTCACCGCTGGTTGGCCTGCCAGAGCTGTCACATTTGGGCTGGGGCCACTGGTTTACCTTGAGGGACCTGGAGTTTGCAACTAATCGGTTTGCCAAGAGTAATATCCTTGGAGAGGGCGGCTATGGAGTTGTCTACAAAGGCCGGCTTATGAATGGGACTGAGGTGGCTGTGAAGAAGATCCTCAACAATGT AGGGCAGGCAGAGAAGGAATTTAGAGTTGAAGTTGAAGCCATAGGTCATGTTCGGCATAAGAATCTGGTGCGGCTTTTGGGGTACTGCGTTGAAGGGATACACAG GATGCTCGTCTATGAGTATGTTAACAATGGCAACCTAGAACAATGGCTTCATGGGGCCATGAGTCAACATGGTATCCTTAGTTGGGAAAGCCGTATGAAGATTCTCCTTGGGACAGCAAAAGC GCTTGCATACCTTCATGAAGCCATAGACCCCAAAGTCGTCCACCGAGATATTAAGTCAAGTAATATCTTAATTGATACCGAATTCAATAGCAAGGTTTCTGATTTTGGGTTAGCGAAACTTCTGGATTCAGACGCAAGCCATATCAATACAAGAGTGATGGGAACATATGG GTACGTCGCACCTGAGTATGCGAATAGTGGGATGCTGAATGAAAAGAGTGATATTTACAGTTTTGGAGTTGTGTTGTTGGAATGCATTACATCTAGGGATCCAGTTGATTACAGTAAGCCTGCAGATGAG TCAAACCTTGTAGAGTGGCTTAAAATGATGGTTAGCACAAAGAGGGCAGAGGAGGTTGTGGACCCAGGCCTTGAGGTTAGACCGCCTAAGCGTGCCCTTAAGCGGGCAATTTTGGTTGGCCTCAAGTGTGTTGATCCCGACGCAGACAAGAGGCCGAAGATGAGCCATGTTGTCCAGATGCTTGAAGCGGTTCAGAAAGCGTACCAAGAA GATGAGAAGAAGCACAGCCAGATGGGAAGCATCGATCTAGAGTCGCAGCAGTCAGTAGAGGAGCTATCAAACAGCGCTGATGCCTGA